From one Chlamydia sp. 04-14 genomic stretch:
- the aaxC gene encoding arginine/agmatine antiporter AaxC — MISNGGKTKTNLGAIALAGMVISSMIGGGIFSLPQNMAASAGAGAIILAWILTGVGMFFIANTFKILSLVRPDLTTGIYMYSREGFGPYIGFTIGWGYWLCQIFGNVGYAVMTMDALNYFFPPYFKGGNTIPAIIGGSILIWVFNFIVLKGIRQASFINIIGTVCKLVPLIVFIVITAFVFKLAIFKTDFWGHTATKTQPLLGSVTSQLKSTMLVTLWAFIGIEGAVVMSARAKNSSAVGKATILGFVGCLTVYILLSILPFGSLFQHQLAGIANPSTAGVLDILVGKWGEVLMNIGLLVAILSSWLSWTMIVAEIPYSAAKNGTFPEIFTIENAAHSPKVSLYITSALMQIAMLLVYFSTNAWNTMLSITGVMVLPAYLASAAFLFKFSKDKNYPNKGPIKSSTAKYTGIFGVIYSIWLIYAGGLNYLFMAIILLALGIPFYIDAGKKGKNAKTFFAKKEVTEITIIALLALLAIFLFSTEKIRL; from the coding sequence ATGATTTCTAATGGGGGTAAAACCAAGACAAATCTTGGAGCCATAGCTTTAGCAGGTATGGTAATTAGCTCTATGATTGGGGGAGGAATTTTTAGCCTTCCCCAAAATATGGCAGCATCCGCGGGAGCAGGAGCTATTATCTTAGCGTGGATCCTGACAGGCGTAGGCATGTTTTTTATTGCCAATACTTTTAAAATTCTCTCATTAGTACGCCCTGATTTAACAACAGGGATCTACATGTACAGCCGAGAAGGATTTGGACCTTATATAGGATTTACTATTGGTTGGGGATATTGGTTATGCCAAATCTTTGGTAATGTCGGTTATGCCGTTATGACCATGGATGCATTAAATTATTTCTTTCCTCCCTATTTTAAAGGGGGAAATACTATTCCTGCAATTATTGGAGGCTCTATCCTTATATGGGTTTTCAATTTCATAGTCCTTAAAGGAATCCGTCAGGCGTCTTTCATCAATATTATCGGAACAGTATGTAAACTCGTTCCTCTTATTGTATTTATTGTTATCACAGCATTCGTTTTCAAACTTGCTATTTTCAAAACGGATTTTTGGGGACATACAGCTACAAAAACACAACCGTTATTAGGATCAGTAACTAGCCAGTTGAAAAGTACAATGTTGGTGACTTTATGGGCCTTCATTGGAATCGAAGGTGCTGTCGTTATGTCGGCACGTGCGAAAAACTCCAGTGCCGTTGGGAAAGCTACTATACTAGGTTTTGTAGGATGCTTAACTGTTTACATACTGTTATCTATCCTACCTTTTGGTTCCCTATTTCAACATCAACTTGCTGGTATTGCCAATCCTTCAACTGCTGGAGTATTAGATATTCTTGTAGGTAAATGGGGTGAGGTCTTAATGAACATAGGTCTTCTTGTAGCCATACTCTCTAGTTGGTTATCTTGGACTATGATCGTTGCGGAAATTCCTTATTCTGCAGCGAAAAATGGTACATTCCCAGAGATCTTCACAATAGAAAATGCTGCGCATTCTCCTAAAGTCTCGTTATATATAACGAGTGCTCTTATGCAAATCGCGATGCTTCTCGTATATTTTTCAACAAATGCATGGAATACGATGCTGAGCATTACAGGAGTGATGGTTTTACCTGCCTATTTAGCAAGTGCTGCTTTTCTTTTTAAATTCAGCAAAGACAAGAATTATCCAAATAAAGGACCAATTAAATCTTCCACTGCAAAATACACAGGAATTTTTGGTGTTATTTATTCTATCTGGTTGATCTATGCTGGAGGTTTAAATTACCTATTTATGGCGATCATTCTCTTGGCTTTAGGTATTCCATTCTACATAGATGCTGGGAAGAAAGGTAAGAATGCGAAAACTTTTTTTGCAAAAAAAGAGGTTACAGAAATTACAATAATTGCTTTGTTAGCGTTATTAGCGATTTTCCTCTTTTCAACGGAAAAAATCCGTTTATAA
- the aaxB gene encoding pyruvoyl-dependent arginine decarboxylase AaxB, which produces MPYGTRYPTLAFHTGGVGESDDGMPPQPFETFCYDSALLQAKVENFNIVPYTSVLPKELFGNIVPVDQCVKFFKHGAVLEVIMAGRGAATSDGTHAIATGVGICWGQDKNGELIGGWAAEYVEFFPTWINDEIAESHAKMWLKKSLQHELDLRSVVKHSEFQYFHNYINIKQKYGFSLTALGFLNFENADPATIR; this is translated from the coding sequence ATGCCTTACGGGACACGCTACCCAACATTAGCCTTCCACACGGGAGGAGTAGGAGAATCCGATGATGGAATGCCTCCTCAACCTTTCGAAACTTTCTGCTATGACTCCGCTCTTTTACAAGCGAAAGTCGAAAATTTTAACATCGTTCCCTATACATCTGTACTACCTAAAGAACTTTTTGGGAATATTGTTCCCGTAGACCAATGTGTTAAATTCTTCAAACATGGTGCTGTTTTAGAAGTGATCATGGCTGGACGCGGAGCTGCCACATCAGATGGTACTCATGCAATTGCTACAGGTGTTGGCATCTGCTGGGGACAGGATAAAAACGGTGAGCTTATCGGTGGATGGGCCGCGGAATACGTAGAATTTTTCCCCACATGGATTAATGATGAGATCGCAGAATCTCATGCAAAAATGTGGTTAAAAAAATCCCTACAGCATGAACTAGACCTTCGCTCCGTTGTCAAACATAGTGAATTTCAATATTTCCATAACTACATCAATATTAAGCAAAAGTATGGCTTCTCATTAACTGCATTAGGGTTTCTCAACTTTGAAAATGCCGATCCGGCAACAATTAGATAA
- the aaxA gene encoding porin AaxA, which produces MASFRSSLLTALCTYGMLTMPAYGIDPNHPEHHHHRYSDRLKKSNAKDSDTSSLPVTSESSETLRQEPRRHILTPVRNVLEDHPCDEGLSISKLLYSIEKETNSQISVDFTILPQWFYPKKGALTAIDEKQPTWQFYMSPSISWQLYNSPTAGVGSIDFSYTLIRYWRNNAENANNAIGIAGGINDYSSRANTLSQLTFSQTFPGEMLTVSLGQYSLYSIDGTLYDNDQQSGFLSYALSQNASATYSLGSIGAYVQFTPTPSINIQAGFQDAYNILGTSFDVYNLTRNRYNFYGYFSWAPQSTLGSGQYSALIYSTRKVPQQPTQTTGWSLNFGQHFGEKLYVFGRWNGATGTAVNLNRSYVLGLASANPINRNSQDLLGAACSISKVNPKVVTERKIRKYETVVETFATIGFGPHISLTPDLQIYIHPARRPDKRSARVYGVRANFST; this is translated from the coding sequence ATGGCGTCTTTTCGTTCTTCTCTATTAACCGCTCTATGTACTTACGGTATGTTGACGATGCCCGCTTATGGAATCGATCCAAATCACCCTGAGCATCATCATCATAGATACTCCGACAGACTAAAAAAAAGTAACGCTAAAGATTCTGACACTTCCTCCTTACCTGTCACATCAGAATCATCTGAAACCTTACGCCAAGAACCTCGTCGTCACATACTTACCCCAGTACGTAATGTCTTAGAAGATCACCCTTGCGATGAGGGGTTGTCGATCTCAAAATTGTTGTACTCGATAGAAAAAGAGACTAACTCTCAAATATCTGTGGATTTTACCATTCTCCCTCAATGGTTTTATCCTAAAAAAGGTGCCCTAACAGCAATCGATGAAAAGCAGCCTACTTGGCAATTTTACATGAGTCCTAGCATTTCTTGGCAGTTATACAATAGCCCTACAGCAGGCGTGGGGAGTATTGATTTCTCCTATACCCTAATACGTTATTGGAGAAACAACGCGGAGAATGCTAACAACGCTATAGGCATCGCCGGTGGGATCAACGATTACAGCTCTCGAGCAAATACACTATCACAACTTACATTCTCACAGACATTCCCAGGAGAGATGCTTACCGTTTCGTTAGGCCAATATAGCTTATATTCTATAGACGGAACTTTATACGACAACGATCAGCAATCTGGATTTTTAAGCTATGCCTTATCACAAAATGCTAGTGCGACATATTCCTTAGGAAGTATTGGTGCCTATGTACAATTTACACCTACCCCTTCTATAAATATCCAGGCTGGTTTTCAGGATGCCTATAATATTTTAGGGACTTCTTTTGATGTCTATAATCTCACAAGAAACCGCTATAACTTTTATGGTTACTTTTCTTGGGCACCACAAAGTACACTAGGTAGTGGGCAATATTCTGCATTAATTTATTCTACGAGAAAGGTTCCTCAGCAGCCTACACAAACAACAGGATGGTCACTGAATTTTGGTCAGCACTTCGGTGAAAAACTCTATGTATTTGGAAGATGGAATGGAGCTACAGGAACAGCAGTAAATCTTAATCGTTCTTATGTTCTTGGATTAGCATCAGCAAATCCAATAAATCGTAATTCTCAAGATCTATTAGGAGCTGCTTGCTCGATAAGCAAAGTGAATCCTAAAGTCGTTACGGAAAGAAAAATTCGCAAATATGAAACTGTAGTAGAAACATTTGCAACTATAGGATTTGGACCTCATATTTCTCTAACTCCAGATCTACAAATTTACATTCATCCAGCACGAAGACCTGATAAACGTTCTGCTAGAGTTTACGGTGTTCGGGCTAACTTCTCTACCTAA
- a CDS encoding DUF2608 domain-containing protein has product MQKYCLFFFFLFPLAIYSSETARYVEVKSIHEIAGDILYDSSDFWLIFDLDDTLLEGAQALTQSLWLQKTVEGFQQLGLSENEAWETTYPYWEGFQEKGSVKTIENAMQILITKIHEKKKTLFAYTERKHSSKNITLQQLKSLNLELDSTAPATPTYLPKGILFSSGVLFGEELHKGPGLQLFLDAIDAHPEKIIYIDNHKENVLRIGELCKLKKISYLGITYTAQKFLPPIYIPEISKVQYTYSQKLLSNEAAALLLRHRMTE; this is encoded by the coding sequence ATGCAAAAATATTGTCTATTTTTCTTTTTTCTTTTCCCTCTAGCTATTTACAGCAGTGAAACCGCACGTTATGTAGAGGTAAAATCTATTCATGAGATCGCAGGTGATATCCTTTATGATAGCAGTGACTTTTGGTTAATATTTGATCTTGATGACACTTTATTAGAAGGCGCTCAAGCATTAACACAATCCTTATGGTTACAGAAAACAGTAGAAGGATTTCAACAATTAGGGCTTTCTGAAAATGAAGCTTGGGAAACTACCTACCCCTATTGGGAAGGTTTTCAAGAAAAAGGATCTGTAAAAACTATAGAAAACGCTATGCAAATTCTCATCACAAAGATCCACGAAAAAAAGAAAACACTTTTTGCTTATACAGAACGTAAACACTCTTCAAAAAATATCACTTTGCAACAATTGAAAAGCTTAAACCTAGAATTAGATAGCACAGCTCCCGCCACGCCTACCTATCTACCAAAAGGGATTCTCTTTTCTTCCGGGGTGTTATTCGGAGAAGAACTACACAAAGGGCCAGGACTACAACTATTTCTAGATGCTATAGATGCTCATCCTGAAAAGATCATTTATATTGATAATCATAAGGAAAATGTTTTGCGTATCGGTGAGTTATGCAAATTAAAAAAAATTTCCTATCTAGGAATTACCTATACAGCTCAGAAGTTCTTACCCCCTATATATATCCCTGAAATCTCTAAGGTTCAATACACATACTCTCAAAAACTTCTCAGCAACGAAGCTGCTGCTTTACTCTTAAGACATCGGATGACAGAGTAG